The Hymenobacter sp. DG25A nucleotide sequence TTCTGGTGCAGGAAGGCCAGGTAGTAGCCGTTGGGGCTCCCATAGCCATTCTGGAAACGGATGCCGCCAGCGCCGGCGCTTCGGCCCCCGCTGCCGCCGTAGCGGCTCCGGCCATCAACGGTGCTTCCGTAGCGGCCGCTGAAGTTCCCTACCTCCCCGAGCCTTTTGATCCGCAGGCCGACCAGCGCCTGAGCGTAGCCCAGCCGGGTCGCTTCTACTCCCCGCTGGTGCTCAGCATTGCCCGCGAAGAAGGCATTTCGATGGCTGACCTGGAATACATTCCCGGTACCGGCAAGGAAAACCGCGTAACGAAGAAGGATATTCTGGACTATGTGGCTTCGGGCCAGAAGCCCGTTGCCCAGCCAGCAGCCGCGGCAGCTACTCCGGCCCAGCAGCCGGTAGCTCAGCCCCAGGCAGCTCACCAGCCCGCCGCTGAAGCGCCTAAGGCAGCCGCGCCAGCCGTTACCGCTTCCAAGCCCGCACCGTCCGTGAGCGGTGGCCAGGAGTTGATTGAAATGGACCGCATGCGCAAGATGATTGCGCAGCGTATGGTAGACTCCAAGCGGATTTCCCCCCACGTTACCTCATTTGTGGAGGCTGATGTGACGGAGCTAGTGAACTGGCGCAACAAGCACAAAGACGCCTACAAGAAGCGCGAGGGCGAGAACCTCACTTTCACGCCTATCTTCATTCAGGCGGTGGCCCGCGCCATCCAGGACTTCCCCATGATCAACGTTTCCATTGATGGCGACTACATCATCAAGAAGCGCGACATCAACATTGGCGTAGCGGTGGCCCTGCCCTCCGGCAACCTCATTGTGCCCGTGATTCACAACGCCGACCAGCTGAACCTGAACGGCCTGAGCAAAAAGGTGAACGACCTGGCCACCCGGGCCCGGGCCAACAAGCTGAAGCCCGAGGATCTGGATGGCGGCACCTACACGCTCAGCAACGTGGGTTCCTTCGGTAACGTGATGGGCACGCCCATCATTATGCAGCCGCAGGTAGCCATTATGGCCGTGGGCGCCATCAAGAAAAAGCCAGCGGTAATTGAAACGCCCCAAGGCGACTTGATTGGCGTGCGTCACTTTATGTTCCTCTCACACAGCTATGACCACCGTGTGGTAGATGGCTCGCTGGGTGGCATGTTTGTGCGTCGCGTAGCTGATTACCTGGAGCAGTTTGACCCCAACACATCTATCTAACACAACCCGCGTTTTATGGCGCGTTGCTCCTCAAGAAGCCCGTCATACTGACGGGCTTTTCTTTTTAACTTTCAGCGTATTATGAAAAGAATATTGCCGGTTTTTGCCTTGGTTATTTCCCTGGGGCTCATCGTGTTTTTGTATTACCAGACCACCCGGCTGGAACAGGCCCTGCAGCTCTCCGACAAACGCTTTGCCGACTGTCAGCAGGTAAACTTTCAGCTGCAGATGAAATCCAAGGGCGACTCCGAGCCAGCAGCTAAGCCAGCGGAAGCCCCTGCAGAAGTAACCAGTGCCGAACCCCGCGACCTGCTCACCACGGCCCAATTGAGCCGCCTGGTACGCCGCGGCCTGGGCAACCCGGCCACCATGCTGCGCACCAGCCTGGAGCGCCAGCAGCAGCGCCTGCTGCCTGCCGAAGGCAAAGTGGGCGGCACCATGAAGATCCGGGAAGTGAGCGTGCTGAGCGACCATTATGCCCTGGCTACTTTCGATGATGGCCACAGCGCCGGCCAGATGCTGCTCCGCTACGAAGCCAAAGGTCCGCAGCAGATTTCCTGGCAGCGGGTAGACTACGTGCTGGAGTAACCGGCGTAAAGGCCCTTTAAAACAGAACGGCCCCGCTGCTTAGCGGGGCCGTTCTGTTTTGGGTAAAAGCTGACTTACGCTTTAATACCTAGCAGCAGGAACATGAAGGCATACTGCCGGGCTACGTCATGGATAGACTTAAACCGGCCGGAAGCACCGCCGTGGCCGGCGGCCATATCCGTGTGCAGGAGCAGCAGGTTCTTATCGGTTTTCATGGCGCGCAGCTTGGCTACCCACTTGGCCGGCTCAAAGTATTGCACCTGTGAGTCGTGGAGGCCGGTGGTGACCAGCATGTTGGGATAGGCCTGGGCCTTTATGTTGTCATAGGGCGAGTAGGACAGCATATAGTCGTAGTACTCCTTCTGGTTGGGGTTGCCCCACTCGTCGTATTCGCTGGTGGTCAGGGGCAGGCTGGCGTCCAGCATGGTAGTCACCACATCCACGAACGGCACGCCGGCCAGCACACCTTTGTACAGTTCCGGGTGCATGTTCACTACAGCACCCATCAACAGGCCACCGGCGCTGCCGCCCTGGGCAAACAGCGTGGCCGGTGAGGTATACTTCTGCTGAATGAGATACTTGGAACAATCGGTGAAATCGGTGAAGGTGTTCTTCTTCCTGAGCAGCTTACCCGCCTCGTACCACTCGCGGCCCATTTCCTGCCCGCCCCGGATATGGCAAATGGCAAAAGCAAAGCCCCGATTCAGCAAACTCAGCCGCGCGGGGCTGAAGGCTGGGTTGGTGGAAATACCATAGGATCCATACGCGTACTGCAGCATGGGCGCTTTCCCGTCCTTCTTAAAGCCTTTCTTATACACCACCGATATCGGAATGCGCGTACCATCGGCGGCCGTGGCGTAGATACGTTCCGTTACGTAATCTTCCTTTTTGAACCCACCCAGCACCTTCTGCTCTTTCAGCAGGGTTTTCTTGTGGGTAACCATGTCATAATCGTAAGTGGAAGCGGGCGTGGTCAGGGAGGTGTAGGTATAGCGCAGCACCGGCGTATCAAACTCCCGGTTTACGCTGATGGCCGCAGTGTAGGCTGGCTCGCCAAAGTTGAGGTAATGCTGCTTGCCGCTTTTCCAGTCGCGCACGCTGAGCTGCAGCAGGCCTTCCTTCCGCTCGCCCAGCACCAGGTAGTTGCGGAACAGCTCCATGTTCTCCAGAAACACGTCTTTGCGGTGCGGCACCAGCTCTTTCCACGCCGATTTGGCCGTGTTGGTAATGGGCGTTTCCACCAACCGGTAGTTAGGCGACTGCCAGTTGGTGC carries:
- a CDS encoding dihydrolipoamide acetyltransferase family protein; this translates as MARVEMVMPKMGESIMEGTVLKWLKQVGDTIEQDESVLEVATDKVDTEVPAIYAGVLQEILVQEGQVVAVGAPIAILETDAASAGASAPAAAVAAPAINGASVAAAEVPYLPEPFDPQADQRLSVAQPGRFYSPLVLSIAREEGISMADLEYIPGTGKENRVTKKDILDYVASGQKPVAQPAAAAATPAQQPVAQPQAAHQPAAEAPKAAAPAVTASKPAPSVSGGQELIEMDRMRKMIAQRMVDSKRISPHVTSFVEADVTELVNWRNKHKDAYKKREGENLTFTPIFIQAVARAIQDFPMINVSIDGDYIIKKRDINIGVAVALPSGNLIVPVIHNADQLNLNGLSKKVNDLATRARANKLKPEDLDGGTYTLSNVGSFGNVMGTPIIMQPQVAIMAVGAIKKKPAVIETPQGDLIGVRHFMFLSHSYDHRVVDGSLGGMFVRRVADYLEQFDPNTSI
- a CDS encoding S9 family peptidase; amino-acid sequence: MKKSTPLLVGAYAVALGAAQAQTAVPPVAAIKPKQLTMLGNTRTDNYYWLNERSNPEVISYLEAENAYFDQVMAPVKGLEEKLYAEIKGRIQEKDESVPYRDNGYYYYTRFEEGAEYPIYCRKKGSVKAPEEVLLNANVLGKGKPYYQIGGWEVSDNNQLLAFSEDTVSRRLYTLRFKDLKTGKLYPEAIPNTGGEAVWAADNKTVFYTRKDVTTLLPYQVYRHTLGSDPKQDALVYEEKDNTYSMDLSRSKSRKYIGVQLHSTLSSEFRYLEAANPTGELKVFWPREKDHLYEVEHMGDKFYVRTNWQSPNYRLVETPITNTAKSAWKELVPHRKDVFLENMELFRNYLVLGERKEGLLQLSVRDWKSGKQHYLNFGEPAYTAAISVNREFDTPVLRYTYTSLTTPASTYDYDMVTHKKTLLKEQKVLGGFKKEDYVTERIYATAADGTRIPISVVYKKGFKKDGKAPMLQYAYGSYGISTNPAFSPARLSLLNRGFAFAICHIRGGQEMGREWYEAGKLLRKKNTFTDFTDCSKYLIQQKYTSPATLFAQGGSAGGLLMGAVVNMHPELYKGVLAGVPFVDVVTTMLDASLPLTTSEYDEWGNPNQKEYYDYMLSYSPYDNIKAQAYPNMLVTTGLHDSQVQYFEPAKWVAKLRAMKTDKNLLLLHTDMAAGHGGASGRFKSIHDVARQYAFMFLLLGIKA